A segment of the Arachis hypogaea cultivar Tifrunner chromosome 5, arahy.Tifrunner.gnm2.J5K5, whole genome shotgun sequence genome:
CTCCGAGTTGACTCAGTTccccttcttcctccttcaacagcTAGTCTTCTCCGTCAAATGCAAAACCCACTGATTCTCTCCAGAATCTCCACAccttcctccttctccttcttacCCTTTTGACTTAGCTCTTTCCTTCACTTGAATCTGATGGCTCCGCATCTTCGCTATTCCTTCTTGCTCCTCACTGCCCTATGCTTCCTCCTTCGACTCATCGCTGCTGCTGAAGACGGCGACGCCGATCCGATTTACAAGTGAGCTTCATTCTCTTTATGAAATTCCATGTACTATTGAGCTCTGGATTTTGCTCTAACTTCTCACTCTAGCTACTTTGTAAAATTTTAGAACCGGATTTGGTGTTTTACTACAATTGCCATGACAAAAATTGGAACTTTCAATCATATAGTGTGTTTTGATAGTTTGGGAAGAGTTTAATGGGTGGTCTTGgaatctttttaatctatatatTGAATGATTCCGtttagtatatttttggaatCTCAGTCCCTGCATAGGGAAATGAATGATGATGTATATATTTGTTTGGTTTAATCTCTGTTGTTAAGGATGGAGTGTGTTAAATTTGAGAGTAGATTTTTTAAGATgattcttatcatatcttctgtGTGTAGTTCATAGTTGTGTTTCTTCTCGGAACTTTGTTGTTCTGTCTTTGTGTAATCAAAATTTGTATCTGTTGTGATGTTCAATAAAACAGTTGTGGCATTGATGTTTCGATCACTAATTTGGCGTGTTTGGTTTCTATTTGGAACCCAAACCATGGTTTAGAACAAACCTATAAAGGAGAAGCTTTTTCCAAGTGAGGTTTTCAAATTGGGAAACAAGACAAGCTATTTTTCGTGGGATTACAATCCAAACGGTAAAGGATAGACTTTATGTAAATAAAATGGCATGCCTTTGTGTTGTTGGTGTTAATTGTTATGGCATACCTGGTGAGACTCTTTTTTTGGTCATCTATTGAGGTAAGCAAGGGAAATTGTTGTCAAGTTTCAACTATTTCTTGACCTTGCATAAATGCCCTTTGATTTGATTAGTGAAATATCTATTTTCACTATTATAAGTCTATGTAATAATTAAAATTCCTATTAGTATAATAAATCTAAGGTCACAGCAAATAGGTTGGTCTTTATTCTTTATGGTTACGACCGACGAGGACTGATATGTTGAGAAGAAGATGAGATTGAAACCCTGCTCCCAGAAAAAGAAGTAATTTGGATTGAATGGGGATTTTATGGCATTAGTATAGGAAATTTTATTGCTGCTGTTATTGTAAGATTCACCTGGGTTTCATCATCATTCACACATCCTGCGCAACTCTCATGCTTCAAGCAGTTTGAATCTTTTTCATGCAATTGCTTGAACATTTTTATACATATGATGTTTCAGCGTTAATAGCTTTATCTAGCACATTTAGGTAAGCACAAGTATCCTGTTCAAAGTTGTGTGTGACTCTCTTTCAGCTTCTCTGTTTTCTTGGTATGGATGCATTTGTCTCCTTTTGACATTTTGCTATCTATCAACAACATGTTACCATGGTTATGCAGCTTCAGTCTTGACTTTTATGCAAAACATCAAATAATTCCTTACCCTTTTGGTTAAGTTCTAAAGAGTCTAAGAGCTTGATGGAAGGAATTTAAACTTTCATAAGGTCCTCATTCCATTTGCAAAAATCTaactcttgttttttttttaaggtggttttaattttaatattagaaaagtTCGAGGCTTATTTATTGTTGGTTGTAAGTTGTAATTTGCAAATAAGTCAGGTCAGAAGAGCAACTGCAAAATTTACACACATCAACGAAATTTCTGTGTTATTGATAACAGCAAGAAAATTATCCCATGTTCTATTCAACAATATGATCAGTTTTATTGTGATTATTGAATTTCAGAGGTTGCGTGGAACAGTGCGAGAAAACTGGATGTGTAGGTGATAGATGCTTTCAACACTGTAAATTCTCATCAGACGGAAAACCAGTTGATGGTCCATGGTACATGCATGAACCCCTTTACCTGAGGTGGAAACAATGGGACTGCCGCACTGACTGTCGGTATCACTGCATGGTAGCTAGAGAGGAAGAAAGAACAAAACTTGGTGACAAGCCTGTCAAGTATCATGGAAAATGGCCATTTCGGCGTGTTTATGGGATTCAGGTTCTTTCATGAATCTCATATGAAAAGCTTAGTTGTTATATGGGTTGGTTGGTTTCAGTTTCTCAATGTGGCATGGATATGTTATATATGGTTTCAGGAACCAGTTGCTGTTGCTCTGTCCGCTCTTAATCTTGCTATACAGTTTCATGGCTGGGTGTCCTTCTTCATTCTTGTGTATTATAATTTGCCTTTGAGGCCAGATAAGAAGACCTATTATGAGTACACTGGCTTGTGGCACATCTACGGAATCCTATCTATGAATTCATGGTTATGGAGTGCTGTTTTTCATAGTAGGTAAGTTGTTTGCTAGTGATTACCATTTATGTTCTATACTAAATCTTGTTTCAGTGTTGTAGACTTATAGTAACAACCCCTGTAGcacaattttagtttcttgttagttccTTACTTATTTTCTTACACTTTAGGCATATCTATTTTGAAATTTTACACCACTatgatcata
Coding sequences within it:
- the LOC112802785 gene encoding uncharacterized protein; protein product: MAPHLRYSFLLLTALCFLLRLIAAAEDGDADPIYKGCVEQCEKTGCVGDRCFQHCKFSSDGKPVDGPWYMHEPLYLRWKQWDCRTDCRYHCMVAREEERTKLGDKPVKYHGKWPFRRVYGIQEPVAVALSALNLAIQFHGWVSFFILVYYNLPLRPDKKTYYEYTGLWHIYGILSMNSWLWSAVFHSRDVELTQKLDYSSAVALLGYTLILAILRAFNVRDEATRVMISAPLIAFVTTHIMYLNFYDLAYGLNVKVCMIMAILQLLIWAVWAGISKHPARWKLWLVVVGGGVAMFLENYDFPPYKGYVDAHALWHATTIPLTFLWWSFIRDDAEFRTTSLLKKVK